A window of Deinococcus arcticus contains these coding sequences:
- a CDS encoding bifunctional nicotinamide-nucleotide adenylyltransferase/Nudix hydroxylase: protein MTTPAPARRKRTFGVYIGRYEPPHQAHLLVMLEALESVQKLIVVIGSARAARNVKNPFTADERQALIAAMLRGAGIPRTRVLFVQVRDYFYNEALWLSEVQSGVHAHTRGSSDVALIGHIKDESSYYLRSFPAWEFIPTHVVSPLSATDVRRAYFEDRLDEVQTMVPGAVHAFLDRFRTTPEFQELQAEYVYLQQYRAAWQAAPYPPIFVTSDAVVVKSGHVLLVRRGGLPGRGRLALPGGFLEQDETLLACCVREVHEETGLGAGLDLPAHLRAQAVFDYPDRSLRGRTVTHAFHFDLGIGQLPRLSGGSDAREALWLPLSEALGQPEQFFEDHHAIMEHFVMRGT, encoded by the coding sequence ATGACCACACCTGCCCCGGCCCGGCGCAAGCGCACGTTCGGCGTGTACATTGGCCGCTATGAGCCGCCCCATCAGGCGCACCTGCTGGTGATGCTTGAAGCCCTGGAGAGCGTGCAGAAGCTGATCGTGGTGATTGGCAGCGCGCGGGCGGCGCGCAACGTCAAGAACCCGTTTACCGCCGACGAACGCCAGGCGCTGATTGCCGCCATGTTGCGCGGGGCCGGGATTCCCCGCACGCGCGTGCTGTTTGTGCAGGTGCGCGATTACTTCTACAACGAGGCCCTGTGGCTCTCCGAGGTGCAAAGTGGCGTGCATGCCCACACCCGGGGCAGCAGCGACGTGGCCCTGATCGGGCATATCAAGGACGAGAGCAGCTATTACCTGCGCTCCTTTCCGGCCTGGGAATTCATTCCCACCCACGTGGTGAGCCCACTGAGCGCCACGGATGTGCGCCGGGCCTACTTTGAAGACCGCCTGGACGAGGTGCAGACCATGGTGCCGGGCGCGGTGCACGCCTTTCTGGACCGCTTCCGCACCACCCCTGAGTTTCAGGAGTTGCAGGCCGAATACGTCTACCTGCAGCAGTACCGCGCCGCGTGGCAGGCCGCGCCCTATCCGCCTATCTTCGTGACCAGTGACGCTGTGGTGGTGAAAAGCGGCCATGTGCTGTTGGTGCGCCGGGGCGGGTTGCCGGGCCGGGGGCGGCTGGCCCTGCCCGGCGGCTTTCTGGAGCAGGACGAGACGCTGCTGGCCTGCTGCGTGCGCGAGGTTCACGAGGAAACGGGCCTGGGCGCGGGGCTGGACCTGCCGGCGCATCTGCGTGCCCAGGCGGTGTTCGACTACCCCGACCGCAGCCTGCGCGGGCGCACGGTCACCCACGCCTTTCACTTTGACCTGGGGATTGGGCAGTTGCCGCGCCTGAGTGGGGGAAGTGATGCCCGCGAGGCCCTGTGGCTGCCGCTGAGCGAGGCGCTGGGGCAGCCGGAGCAGTTTTTTGAGGACCACCACGCGATCATGGAGCACTTTGTGATGCGGGGGACGTAG
- the mgsA gene encoding methylglyoxal synthase, with the protein MTAHPPPPSRRQVALIAHDKKKLELALFTLAHREVLGRFPLVATGTTGGILEKQTGLQVERVLSGPLGGDQQIGARLAQNEVLAVFFFRDPLTAQPHEPDVTALVRLCDVHDVPLATNPASAEALLGWLQAQPAP; encoded by the coding sequence ATGACTGCCCACCCGCCGCCCCCCAGCCGCCGCCAGGTGGCCCTGATTGCGCACGACAAGAAAAAGCTAGAGCTGGCCCTGTTCACCCTGGCCCACCGGGAGGTGCTGGGCCGCTTTCCTCTGGTGGCCACCGGCACCACCGGCGGCATTCTGGAAAAGCAGACGGGCCTGCAGGTGGAGCGGGTGCTGTCCGGGCCGCTGGGCGGCGACCAGCAGATTGGCGCGCGGCTGGCCCAGAACGAGGTGCTGGCTGTCTTTTTCTTCCGCGATCCGCTGACCGCGCAGCCTCACGAACCGGATGTGACGGCCCTGGTGCGCCTGTGCGATGTGCATGACGTGCCCCTGGCCACCAACCCCGCCAGTGCCGAGGCGCTGCTGGGCTGGCTGCAGGCGCAGCCGGCGCCCTGA
- a CDS encoding DEAD/DEAH box helicase, with translation MLPARSPFARLDGFLRDTLGSGATRLHEEEAQAARTVAVGDLGWSGAVARGFGFPEVYAHQAQTYKLMRAGGHVIITTPTASGKTGAFFPGVFDRLERDPQATALFVYPLVALGQDQRDKLLAFKARGGFPWEVAAFQGSAQGSEVFRPGVRMVTATPDKLHWSLTQPGMREFLKGLSFLVLDEAHTYRGGFGSEVAGMLRRLLALARALGANPQVVLSTATIGNPAEFARELTGVEATEVSESGAARHGKRYVLADHRGQPRRFWNAVMDASERYDLKVLAFFRGRSRAARLYSTYRAQPGYARRAHLYMAGTSDREGRLSEFRRARSGVMFATNALEAGVDIGDLEVVIIDGYPGSRMAFRQMAGRAGRIAPGVVLYLPALNEQGVPLPADAFYSNAGNFLELLTGPIEKAVVEAQNPYLSPRHQARANEEFRLAGLALPHEPRIAPRYWNLRGEGSLKYAVVEAADWEKLGSKALDAPLESPSQHYALTEKHEGAVFTLDGQGYKVLRWDEHPAGTAIVVERYDAANLFTRGLSATLVTPVGMGEWVRRGPLAYRCGEVSIRRRYAGYQMLRQVFERVCVGCDREPGPTERSCARCGGRIQDRMQDHKLSEHLYDQPTELPAFRTSALEIGLDPRATERPTAVAHTLKHLLHKVTPERIACDENDLASAFREGRDTYFFLYDDWLGGLGVARRAYEQMDALLERALGLVSKACCQNAHGCYECIAASRCFSPTLPGGERRPTDKHATRLFLESLPGMPVRAALPAAPLPDAEPLPDEVALPPSWPLQARELLDLHGLSLPEVSARLGIPSRELQRAVSTTEPLRLQHAKFGTGVFMQGFHQGERREVLVYFPGVGQKRLLLKFAGLSVVGGAAAPA, from the coding sequence GTGCTGCCCGCCCGCTCTCCCTTTGCCCGCCTGGACGGCTTTCTGCGTGACACCCTGGGCAGCGGCGCCACCCGGCTGCACGAGGAAGAGGCCCAGGCGGCCCGCACCGTGGCGGTGGGCGACCTGGGCTGGAGCGGCGCCGTGGCGCGCGGGTTTGGCTTCCCCGAGGTCTACGCCCACCAGGCCCAGACCTATAAGCTGATGCGGGCGGGCGGCCACGTGATCATCACCACGCCCACCGCCAGCGGCAAAACCGGCGCCTTTTTTCCGGGCGTCTTTGACCGGCTGGAACGCGATCCCCAGGCCACGGCCCTGTTCGTCTACCCCCTGGTGGCCCTGGGCCAGGACCAGCGCGACAAGCTGCTGGCCTTCAAGGCGCGCGGCGGCTTCCCCTGGGAGGTGGCGGCCTTTCAGGGCTCGGCGCAGGGCAGCGAGGTGTTCCGGCCCGGTGTACGCATGGTGACGGCCACGCCCGACAAGCTGCACTGGTCGCTGACCCAGCCGGGCATGCGCGAGTTTCTGAAGGGGCTGTCCTTTCTGGTGCTGGACGAAGCCCACACCTACCGGGGTGGCTTTGGCTCGGAGGTGGCTGGGATGCTGCGCCGCCTGCTGGCGCTGGCGCGCGCGCTGGGGGCGAACCCCCAGGTGGTTCTGAGCACCGCCACCATTGGCAACCCGGCCGAATTTGCCCGCGAACTGACCGGCGTAGAAGCCACAGAGGTCAGTGAATCGGGGGCGGCACGCCACGGCAAGCGCTACGTGCTGGCCGACCACAGGGGCCAGCCGCGCCGCTTCTGGAACGCGGTCATGGACGCCAGCGAGCGCTACGATCTGAAGGTGCTGGCCTTTTTCCGGGGCCGCTCGCGCGCGGCGCGGCTGTATTCCACGTACCGCGCCCAGCCGGGGTACGCCCGCCGCGCCCACCTGTACATGGCCGGCACCAGCGACCGCGAGGGCCGCCTGTCTGAATTCCGCCGCGCCCGCAGCGGGGTGATGTTCGCCACCAACGCCCTGGAAGCCGGTGTGGACATTGGCGACCTGGAAGTGGTGATTATTGACGGCTATCCCGGCAGCCGCATGGCCTTTCGCCAGATGGCCGGCCGCGCGGGGCGCATTGCGCCGGGGGTCGTGCTGTACCTGCCCGCGCTGAACGAACAGGGGGTGCCGCTGCCCGCCGACGCCTTTTACAGCAACGCGGGAAATTTTCTGGAACTGCTGACCGGCCCCATTGAAAAGGCGGTGGTGGAGGCGCAGAACCCCTATCTCTCGCCCCGGCACCAGGCCCGCGCCAACGAGGAATTCCGGCTGGCGGGTCTGGCCCTGCCCCACGAGCCCCGCATAGCCCCCCGCTACTGGAATCTGCGCGGCGAGGGCAGCCTGAAATACGCCGTGGTCGAGGCTGCTGACTGGGAGAAGCTGGGGTCAAAGGCCCTGGACGCCCCGCTGGAAAGTCCCAGCCAGCACTACGCCCTGACGGAAAAGCACGAGGGCGCGGTGTTTACCCTGGACGGCCAGGGCTACAAGGTGCTGCGCTGGGACGAGCACCCGGCGGGCACGGCGATTGTGGTGGAACGCTACGACGCCGCCAACCTGTTCACGCGCGGGCTGTCGGCCACGCTGGTGACCCCTGTGGGGATGGGCGAGTGGGTGCGCCGGGGCCCACTGGCCTACCGCTGCGGCGAGGTGAGCATTCGGCGGCGCTACGCGGGCTACCAGATGTTGCGGCAGGTGTTCGAGCGGGTATGCGTGGGCTGCGACCGTGAACCCGGCCCCACCGAGCGCAGCTGCGCCCGCTGTGGGGGCCGTATTCAGGACCGGATGCAGGACCACAAGCTCAGCGAGCACCTGTACGACCAGCCCACCGAACTGCCGGCCTTCCGCACGAGTGCCCTGGAAATTGGCCTGGACCCGCGCGCCACCGAGCGGCCCACCGCTGTGGCCCACACCCTCAAGCATCTGCTGCACAAGGTGACCCCCGAACGGATTGCCTGCGACGAGAACGACCTCGCCAGCGCCTTTCGTGAGGGCCGCGACACCTACTTTTTCCTGTACGACGACTGGCTGGGCGGCCTGGGGGTGGCGCGGCGGGCTTACGAGCAGATGGACGCCCTGCTGGAACGCGCCCTGGGGCTGGTGTCCAAGGCCTGCTGTCAGAACGCGCACGGCTGTTACGAGTGCATTGCCGCCTCCCGCTGTTTTTCGCCCACCCTGCCGGGCGGCGAGCGCCGACCCACCGACAAGCACGCCACCCGGCTGTTTCTGGAAAGCCTGCCCGGGATGCCGGTGCGCGCGGCCCTGCCCGCCGCCCCCCTGCCCGATGCCGAGCCGCTGCCCGACGAGGTTGCCCTGCCCCCCAGCTGGCCGCTGCAGGCGCGCGAACTGCTGGACCTGCACGGCCTGTCCCTGCCCGAGGTCAGCGCCCGCCTGGGGATTCCCAGCCGGGAACTCCAGCGCGCTGTCAGCACCACCGAGCCGCTGCGGCTGCAGCACGCCAAGTTTGGCACCGGGGTGTTCATGCAGGGCTTTCACCAGGGCGAGCGGCGCGAGGTGCTGGTGTATTTCCCGGGCGTGGGGCAAAAGCGCCTGCTGCTGAAGTTTGCGGGGCTGAGTGTGGTAGGCGGGGCCGCCGCCCCGGCCTGA
- a CDS encoding DUF4384 domain-containing protein, which yields MNKLALPVLLTASLLGALSAPAAAAPQLSAQSIIVNPVPTTLQARVWVDRDRSGNAVPSYRVGDRITLYATVNENAHVYLFNVNPDGTVDQILPNRFSGSTYLRAGQTRAFPSSRDRFTFDVAGPEGLNRVLVVASRRPLNLNELSSYAAGQDFATVKPTTTPGFAQALSIVVNPVQRPIPQQDWTSDAAAYNVEY from the coding sequence ATGAACAAACTTGCCCTGCCCGTCCTCCTGACCGCCTCCCTGCTGGGCGCCCTGTCGGCGCCCGCCGCCGCCGCGCCGCAACTGAGCGCCCAGAGCATCATCGTGAACCCGGTGCCCACCACCCTGCAGGCGCGGGTGTGGGTGGACCGCGACCGCAGCGGCAACGCGGTGCCCAGCTACCGCGTGGGCGACCGCATTACCCTGTACGCCACGGTCAACGAGAACGCCCACGTGTACCTGTTCAACGTGAACCCCGACGGCACCGTGGACCAGATTCTGCCCAACCGCTTTTCGGGCAGCACCTACCTGCGCGCCGGGCAGACCCGCGCCTTTCCCAGCAGCCGCGACCGCTTTACCTTCGACGTGGCGGGCCCCGAGGGCCTGAACCGCGTGCTGGTGGTGGCCAGCCGCCGCCCGCTGAACCTGAATGAACTCAGCTCGTACGCGGCGGGGCAGGACTTTGCCACCGTGAAGCCCACCACCACGCCCGGCTTTGCCCAGGCCCTGAGCATCGTGGTCAACCCCGTGCAGCGGCCCATACCTCAGCAGGACTGGACCAG
- a CDS encoding YbjN domain-containing protein, giving the protein MTKKILSAAVLLSALSGAALAGGAAAPAASQVQPATPTAMAAALREAGYRVTLNPADPDSDPSMTIMAGDYEVTVWLSNCKANTCSRATASVSWDYSDDEDSLDTELVNDWNSNYYTQAYIYEGAYYLDSTMPIAGGYTKAAVKAWMTEYLGDVADFEMELP; this is encoded by the coding sequence ATGACGAAAAAAATTCTGTCGGCGGCTGTTCTGCTTTCTGCTCTTTCCGGCGCGGCCCTGGCGGGCGGCGCGGCGGCGCCCGCCGCGTCCCAGGTGCAACCGGCGACCCCAACGGCCATGGCAGCCGCGCTGCGTGAAGCCGGCTACCGCGTCACCCTGAACCCGGCCGACCCCGACAGCGACCCCAGCATGACGATCATGGCGGGCGACTACGAGGTGACAGTGTGGCTGAGCAACTGCAAGGCCAACACCTGTAGCCGCGCCACCGCCAGCGTGTCGTGGGACTACAGCGACGACGAGGACAGCCTGGACACCGAACTGGTGAACGACTGGAACAGCAACTACTACACCCAGGCGTACATCTACGAAGGCGCCTACTACCTGGATTCCACCATGCCCATTGCCGGGGGCTACACCAAGGCTGCGGTGAAAGCCTGGATGACCGAGTACCTGGGCGACGTGGCCGACTTCGAGATGGAACTGCCCTGA
- a CDS encoding DUF1206 domain-containing protein has product MADLKNVGQEVASDLKRGAARGAHAVTGRAAPTLDLLARVGYASKGVVYSTVGLLALGVALGRGGATTDMQGALLRLQDIPAGRPLLWLLALGLLGYALWQLIRAALDPERQGTGPKGLGKRAGYLLSALANLGLAVFSARLALLGYASRQQNSEDQVAGTVLNLPAGRLLLLVAGLALLGVAANQLYVAYGAKFMKRMAFHDISERLCGLLVKIGQVGITARGLLMLVIGSFALLAAWRDRAREAVGVSEALTWLRDQPAGNVLLGAVALGTLCYGVWCGVQALYRRIRVEDAA; this is encoded by the coding sequence ATGGCAGACCTGAAGAACGTGGGCCAGGAGGTGGCCTCAGACCTGAAACGGGGCGCGGCACGCGGCGCGCACGCCGTCACCGGGCGCGCCGCGCCCACCCTGGACCTGCTGGCCCGGGTGGGCTACGCCAGCAAGGGCGTGGTGTACAGCACCGTGGGCCTGCTGGCGCTGGGCGTGGCCCTGGGCCGCGGCGGCGCCACCACCGACATGCAGGGCGCGCTGCTGCGACTGCAGGACATTCCGGCGGGGCGCCCGCTGCTGTGGTTGCTGGCGCTGGGTCTGCTGGGCTACGCCCTGTGGCAGCTGATTCGCGCTGCACTGGACCCGGAGCGCCAGGGCACCGGCCCCAAGGGTCTGGGCAAGCGCGCCGGGTACCTGCTCAGCGCGCTGGCCAACCTGGGGCTGGCAGTGTTCAGCGCGCGCCTGGCGCTGCTGGGGTACGCCTCGCGCCAGCAGAACAGTGAGGATCAGGTGGCGGGCACAGTGCTGAACCTGCCCGCTGGCCGCCTGCTGCTGCTGGTGGCCGGCCTGGCGCTGCTGGGGGTGGCGGCCAATCAGCTGTACGTGGCCTACGGCGCCAAATTCATGAAGCGCATGGCCTTTCACGACATCAGCGAGCGGCTGTGCGGGCTGCTGGTCAAGATTGGCCAGGTGGGCATCACGGCGCGTGGGCTGCTGATGCTGGTGATCGGCTCGTTTGCCCTGCTGGCCGCGTGGCGTGACCGCGCCCGGGAAGCGGTGGGGGTGTCCGAGGCGCTGACATGGCTGCGCGACCAGCCGGCCGGCAACGTGCTGCTGGGGGCCGTGGCGCTGGGCACCCTGTGCTACGGCGTGTGGTGCGGGGTGCAGGCCCTGTACCGCCGCATTCGGGTGGAGGACGCGGCGTAA